In the genome of Acidimicrobiales bacterium, the window GAGACGTTCGAGCTGGGGGAGGGGTTCAGCCGCGACCTGGTGGCCGCCCGGGGTCGGGAGGATTTGTACCTGGAGCACCTGCTGCGGATCGTCGGCCCGCTGGCGGATCGGGGCTACGAGGTGCAGTTCTGGGCCGACGTCCTGCGCCGCGACCCGAGCCTCGTGAAGCAGCTGCCGTCGGGTGTCGTGCCGGTCGCCTGGACCTACGAGGCGCCCCGGCGTGGCGGCGCGCGCGGCGGGTCGCTCCCGGCGCCGCCACCGGAGATCGCCGCGGCGCTGGCCCGGGCCGGCATCGAGCCCGACGCCCACCTGGGGTTCGCCGCCAACACCGCGCCCCTGGCCGAGGCAGGCGTGCCCTTCTGGGTGGCGCCGGGGACGTCGGGCTGGATGTCGCTGGTGGGTCGGATCGACAACGCCGTCGCCAACATGGTCGACGCCGCCGAGGTGGGGCTCGATCGTGGTGCCGGGGGCTACCTGCTCACCGAGTGGGGCGACGGCGGGCACATGCAGCCGCCGTCGGTCGGCTTCGGGCCGATCGCGTTCGGCGGGGCGGTGGGCTGGTCGCTGGCTGCCAACCGCGACCTCGACCTGGCGGAGGTCCTCGACCGGCACGTCTTCACCGACGCCACGGGCACCCTCGGCCGGGTCCTCGACACCCTGGGCCACGCCTGGCGTCGCACGGGCCAGCGGGGCTTCAACTGCTCCCCGCTGGTGCCGGCCCTGGCACCCGACCTCGTCCAGCTGGTGATGGGCCGGCCCGATCCCGCCCTGCTGGCGCCGCTGGTCGAGGAGCTGGACGGTGCGCTCGACGACATCGCCGGGTCCCGGCCCGAGTCGACCGACGGCGACGTCGTCCGCCACGAGCTGACGACCGCCACCCGTCTGGCCCGCCACGGCGCCTACCGCCTGCTGCGCACGGCCGGCGCCCCCGCCCCGTCCCCGGCGGAGCTGCGCACGGACCTCGCCGAGGCCGTCGACGCCTACCGGGAGTCGTGGCTCGCCCGCGCCCGCCCGGGCGGCCTCCGGGAGAGCGTCGGCCACCTCGAGGCCACGCTCGTCAGCTACGGGTAGGGCGTGTCCTACAGGCGCAGGGGCTTGATGGGAGCCGCGACGAGGGTGGGGTCGGTGCGCCAGTCGATGCCGGGGACGTCGACGTAGAGCTCGATCTCGTTGCCGTCGGGGTCGGCGACGTAGAGGCTGTGGGTCACGGTGTGGTCGCTGGCGCCGAGGATCGTCGTCCCCGACTCCTGCACGCTCGCCAGCGCCTCCCGCAGCTCGTCGTCGCTGTCGCCCACCTTCAGCCCGAAGTGGTACATGCCGACCCGCCGGCCCGCCGGGAGGGGCGCGGCGTCGGGCCCCACCTCGATGAGCAGCAGCTCGTGGTGCGTCCGCCCACCGGGCGCCGAGAAGGCGGCGATGGGGGCCACCGTCGCCGGCTCGTCGGGGTCCGGGAGGATCTGCCGCCAGCCGAGCACCTCGCGGTAGAAGCGCGACGACCGCTCGATGTCGCGCACGTAGAGCACGATGTGCCCGAGTTCCTTCACTTCCATGCCTCAGGACTACCAGGCGACTTACTAGTTGCGTCACCAGTAAGTCGGCCTGGAACTAGGGTGGGCCCGCGGAGAGTGGGGGCTCCCCGGGGGAGGCATGCGACGGACAGGAGACTTCATGACGAGCCGGAAGCCCGCGACGTTCATCGCCCTGGGGGTCGTGTTCGGCCTCCTGGTCGCCGCGCTGGTGGCGGTGCTCGTCTGGCCCGACAACGGCTCCGACTCCGACGACGACCGCGCCGAGCCGGCGTCGAGCAGCCGTGACGACGACGGCGCTTCCTCCGGTGACGACGCCTCCGGCCTGGGCGACGTGGCGGGGGAGCCCGCTCCCGAGGTGCCCGCCCGTGACGCCGTCGACCTGCCCGACCTCGACCTCTCCGCCGCCAACCGCCGGGGCCAGGTCGCCGGCCTGCCCGACTGGTCGCACGCCGGCTACCGGGGCGGCGAACCCCTCCCCGCGGAGGGCGACTTCACCACCGACGACGCCTGCCTCATCACCGCCGCGGAGCTGTCGAGTGGCTATGACGTCGCCCCCGACGACGACCGCGACGACAGCGAGGGCCTCCAGGGTGCCGTCGACCGCATCCGCGACGTCTGTTCACCGCGGGCGTCGTACGACTCCCTGTCGCGCATCGAGCTGCCCAAGGGCGTGCTCGACGTCTCGCGGGAGATCTCCGTCGACGCCGACTACCTGGTGATCCGGGGTGCGGGCTCCGACCCGGCGTCGGGCACCCGCATCGTCTTCCGCCCCGACGAGTCCACCGCCTACGACGCCCTCACCGACGACGGCGGCGACTGGGACGAGGACGGCATGACCCACAGGGACGGCAAGGGCGGCTGGCTGTGGCCCGGTCGCGGCCTCTTCCGGGTGCAGTCGCGGGAGGTCGACGAGGATTACCGGGCGGCCTACGACTCGGCACCCGACGACCGGCGCGACATCTTCGAGGGCACGGTCAACGTCCACTGGAAGGCCGGGGTCGAGCTGGGGGAGGAGCCCGGCGACGACCGCTTCTCGGCGGTGGCCGGCGACACGGTCGTCCACCTCGACGAGGGCGCCGACCTGGACGACTTCACCGTCGGCGGCTGGGTCAACATCCGGGCCGCCAACTCGCGGGATTTCTACGATCAGCAGTCGGCGCTGCCCACCGACTTCGACCTGCAGAACCTCCACATGCGCCAGCAGATCTTCACGAT includes:
- a CDS encoding glycoside hydrolase family 20 zincin-like fold domain-containing protein, which codes for MGAGGSGADSLGVLFPRPQRLTVGGEGAPAGAPVRVVTAADLPAEGFRLTIGADGVTLEHRDDNGRRYGSALLDQVRAQSDGGRLPGLRVDDWPDFPVRGFMLDVSRDRVPTRGTLSRLVGLLALARFNQLQLYTEHTFAYRDHETVWRDASPITPDDVVWLDALCRDQGIELVPNQNCFGHMHRWLEHPEYRERAEAPDGFEIIPGIRRPAAVLAPTPDNAAFALDLFDELLPNFTSRQVNVGCDETFELGEGFSRDLVAARGREDLYLEHLLRIVGPLADRGYEVQFWADVLRRDPSLVKQLPSGVVPVAWTYEAPRRGGARGGSLPAPPPEIAAALARAGIEPDAHLGFAANTAPLAEAGVPFWVAPGTSGWMSLVGRIDNAVANMVDAAEVGLDRGAGGYLLTEWGDGGHMQPPSVGFGPIAFGGAVGWSLAANRDLDLAEVLDRHVFTDATGTLGRVLDTLGHAWRRTGQRGFNCSPLVPALAPDLVQLVMGRPDPALLAPLVEELDGALDDIAGSRPESTDGDVVRHELTTATRLARHGAYRLLRTAGAPAPSPAELRTDLAEAVDAYRESWLARARPGGLRESVGHLEATLVSYG
- a CDS encoding VOC family protein encodes the protein MEVKELGHIVLYVRDIERSSRFYREVLGWRQILPDPDEPATVAPIAAFSAPGGRTHHELLLIEVGPDAAPLPAGRRVGMYHFGLKVGDSDDELREALASVQESGTTILGASDHTVTHSLYVADPDGNEIELYVDVPGIDWRTDPTLVAAPIKPLRL